One genomic segment of Candidatus Reconcilbacillus cellulovorans includes these proteins:
- a CDS encoding AbrB family transcriptional regulator yields the protein MKPAGVVRKVDQLGRIVLPKALRKKYNMNEGDPVEILVSGDNILLERYRPKCVFCGHPDNVLEYREKTVCTNCISELARMRY from the coding sequence ATGAAACCGGCAGGTGTTGTCCGTAAGGTCGACCAGCTTGGACGAATCGTGTTGCCGAAAGCGCTCCGCAAAAAGTACAACATGAACGAAGGAGATCCCGTCGAAATTCTCGTGTCGGGCGACAACATCCTTCTGGAGCGCTATCGTCCGAAGTGTGTTTTCTGCGGTCATCCGGACAATGTTCTCGAGTACAGAGAGAAAACCGTCTGCACGAATTGCATCAGCGAGTTGGCCCGGATGAGGTACTGA
- a CDS encoding exopolysaccharide biosynthesis protein, giving the protein MTIRLFNRMMLLLSAPFTGMLAVILALDWSLPVPAFDTTPPPLAAPIDEPIVSRMSGLLDEARRDAETTGQLIRRFHELYERTSKTAAVMAQTAAAASGLPDVIFDNRIARVVGRPVRTVSGTNSDLKLYVFSTGTFNGYALRVRLKTSAAARMVLGQDRVPGAETTLSAALRYGATAGVNAGGFADDRAGRRYPLGATILDGRWITRIDPTADDLVFVGFNRSMRLVGTPYRSAADIDRLDPLFGASFAPVLLRDGRKEPIPAKWLTSPRRAPRTVVGRFRNDQLMFVVVDGYDERGSSGATLPELQDLLLQMRISDAYNLDGGGSSTLVFEGRIVNRPSDGRPRLLPTHFLFFR; this is encoded by the coding sequence ATGACGATTCGTCTGTTCAACCGGATGATGTTGCTCTTGTCCGCCCCGTTCACCGGGATGTTGGCCGTGATACTCGCTCTCGACTGGTCGCTGCCCGTTCCGGCGTTCGATACGACTCCTCCGCCGTTGGCAGCCCCGATCGACGAGCCGATCGTCTCCCGCATGTCCGGCTTGTTGGACGAAGCCCGGCGCGATGCCGAGACGACGGGACAACTGATTCGCCGATTTCATGAACTGTATGAACGCACCTCAAAAACGGCCGCCGTCATGGCACAAACCGCCGCGGCCGCATCCGGCCTGCCCGACGTCATTTTCGACAACCGCATCGCCCGCGTTGTCGGTCGACCGGTCCGCACCGTCTCGGGGACAAACAGCGATCTGAAGCTGTACGTCTTCTCGACCGGTACTTTCAACGGCTATGCGCTGCGCGTCCGGCTCAAAACCTCGGCCGCCGCGCGCATGGTGCTCGGCCAGGATCGGGTGCCGGGCGCCGAAACGACGCTTTCCGCCGCGCTGCGCTACGGCGCGACGGCCGGCGTCAACGCCGGCGGATTTGCCGACGACCGCGCCGGCAGAAGATATCCGCTCGGCGCGACGATTTTGGACGGTCGGTGGATAACGCGTATCGACCCCACGGCGGACGATCTCGTTTTTGTCGGCTTCAACCGGTCGATGCGCCTCGTCGGTACGCCGTACCGCTCCGCGGCCGACATCGATCGGCTCGATCCGCTGTTCGGCGCGAGCTTCGCCCCGGTCCTGCTGCGCGACGGCCGAAAGGAGCCGATCCCGGCGAAATGGCTGACGAGCCCGCGCCGGGCGCCGCGCACCGTCGTCGGCCGTTTCCGGAACGACCAGCTGATGTTCGTCGTCGTCGACGGGTACGACGAACGCGGTTCATCCGGCGCGACGCTGCCCGAACTGCAGGACTTGCTGCTGCAAATGCGGATCTCCGACGCCTACAACCTCGATGGCGGCGGCTCATCGACCCTCGTGTTCGAGGGCCGGATCGTCAACCGCCCGTCCGACGGTCGTCCGCGCCTGTTGCCGACGCATTTTCTGTTCTTCCGATAA